The bacterium genome has a window encoding:
- a CDS encoding sigma-70 family RNA polymerase sigma factor, with product MELAALIARCRQGDPLAWEVLVRRYQSRVLAVADAYVGDREEARDLAQEVFLRVWRNLEACREPERFEAWLLRIARNASLDALRRRRARPPRQDLPVESAHALADPAPSADARWQDDARRRLLLQALDALTPINRELIILKEMQDLPLEEIADMLQVPLGTVKSRASRARLELARALRDLGGPPAAISEVLGS from the coding sequence ATGGAACTGGCCGCCCTCATCGCGCGCTGCCGGCAAGGCGATCCGCTGGCCTGGGAGGTTCTCGTGCGCAGGTACCAGTCGCGTGTGCTCGCCGTCGCGGACGCCTACGTGGGCGATCGCGAGGAGGCGCGCGACCTGGCCCAGGAGGTCTTCCTGCGCGTCTGGCGGAACCTCGAGGCCTGCCGCGAGCCCGAGCGCTTCGAGGCCTGGCTGCTGCGCATCGCCCGCAACGCGAGCCTGGACGCCCTGCGCCGCCGCCGGGCGCGGCCGCCGCGCCAGGACCTGCCCGTGGAGAGCGCCCACGCCCTGGCCGATCCGGCCCCCAGCGCGGACGCGCGCTGGCAGGACGACGCGCGCCGACGCCTGCTCCTGCAGGCCCTCGACGCGCTCACGCCGATCAACCGCGAGCTGATCATCCTCAAGGAGATGCAGGACCTGCCCCTGGAGGAGATCGCCGACATGCTGCAGGTGCCCCTGGGCACCGTGAAGTCCCGCGCCAGCCGCGCGCGTCTCGAGCTGGCGCGCGCGCTGCGCGATCTGGGCGGGCCGCCCGCCGCCATCAGCGAAGTGCTGGGGAGCTGA
- a CDS encoding zf-HC2 domain-containing protein, which produces MHPQDDKRRRETEELTAAILAATSGSPCARAEALLPCLADGDLSEEEVALLTAHLAHCAPCRALAQSLAWLERTLPALATCEPDARFTADVLAALADADATAALPRLDERLAEWWRRSWRRPRFALEAAYAGTLLVVALTATPVSPLREAPREALALLRGEPSSLAAALPLDLTRVTDSLAGAGDAAVDSGARALRAAQQGLGERLADWRQRLQPQLRELWRDLGALVDSLRRRDLAAASSNLSEVLGDLKRIGRSGQPAPAPTTTMTQDAAPGGRT; this is translated from the coding sequence ATGCACCCGCAAGACGACAAGCGTCGCCGTGAAACCGAGGAGCTGACGGCCGCCATCCTGGCCGCCACGAGCGGCAGCCCCTGCGCCCGCGCCGAGGCCCTGCTCCCCTGCCTCGCCGATGGCGACCTGAGCGAGGAGGAAGTCGCCCTGCTCACGGCGCACCTCGCGCACTGCGCGCCCTGTCGCGCGCTCGCCCAGAGCCTGGCCTGGCTGGAGCGCACCCTGCCCGCCCTGGCCACCTGCGAGCCCGATGCGCGCTTCACGGCCGATGTGCTGGCGGCCCTCGCGGACGCGGACGCCACTGCGGCCCTGCCGCGCCTGGACGAACGCCTCGCGGAGTGGTGGCGCCGGAGCTGGCGGCGGCCGCGCTTCGCCCTCGAGGCCGCCTATGCGGGGACCTTGCTCGTCGTGGCGCTGACCGCCACGCCGGTCTCGCCCCTGCGCGAGGCGCCGCGCGAAGCCCTGGCCCTCCTGCGCGGCGAGCCGAGCAGCCTGGCCGCGGCCCTGCCCCTGGACCTGACGCGCGTCACGGACAGCCTGGCCGGCGCCGGCGACGCGGCCGTGGACAGCGGCGCCCGCGCGCTGCGCGCCGCGCAGCAGGGCCTGGGCGAGCGCCTCGCGGACTGGCGTCAGCGCCTGCAGCCCCAGCTGCGCGAGCTCTGGCGGGACCTCGGCGCGCTGGTGGACAGCCTGCGCCGCCGCGACCTCGCCGCGGCCTCGAGCAACCTGAGCGAAGTGCTGGGCGACCTCAAACGCATCGGCCGCAGCGGACAGCCCGCCCCGGCCCCGACGACGACAATGACGCAAGACGCCGCCCCAGGCGGCCGGACCTGA